A region from the Linepithema humile isolate Giens D197 chromosome 1, Lhum_UNIL_v1.0, whole genome shotgun sequence genome encodes:
- the LOC105669512 gene encoding uncharacterized protein isoform X3, translating to MFFLQTIKVLIILLNEANAYITQDTEIILLPASNPTGAEEIPLTLKVFGELIHLNLRQNDRIVSSEFEVWNNNAKSVTAKLLQLNVSDPCYYYHKDHISSAAINFCHEYGWEGLVFVENDTLEIRPLWNEFTSLFLIDDFREQTNLSFGKPHLIKRSLQYFADSNFYHWDNSKLKRHRVRNAQQKLIIELVIFLDAAAYQTFKPLVKNNKQKMNQIIKAYVNRIEAAFNDLDVLFDISLVHIHILENQPLALPVFGGDIEKLLDSFCEYANVLNPPDDNDPHHWDIALYLTGLNLYEHLGKILNRKMWKNYTVTGNAYQDGACKPLLSCAIVEFRNNFETQSSRYISLSTDAVFKIGHLLGLAQDQNYGVAKKYDDKFMNSAGPTFRGMITWSEDSRNKIKKVWERKKCLRDDTRSDKTGEQLIIELAVFVDETAYHDNDPGHWDISLYLTGKNLYEFLGRRLPYKRGKRLTDFTTGLTYVDEVCSPQNSCAVVEFGAVFESLTSGFSSSLSALHLIGHLIGLEFDRDPFESYNNADNVNIPVMSPYRYFRGHVTWSKRSRNKIERLWERKPCLRDDTTSENITNAYALDHSRYHELPGREWTAKAQCELYLGDKNANVVTLHDICQTLQCETPRRTYFAGPALEGSSCALGKECRGGECVPVIEPPYIFKYCEDDNWSEWKKDSCRSSCLAQSKGVVVKRRSCKHGINKSANCIELYYDVVLCNDSLLCTQKRMTIAEFTTIKCTEFKDIMSDLHSQPGYQGHYYNDRPWIACTIFCKRKNFSYSSVEMIANGVNPYFPDGTLCHKERNKNYYCRKHHCVPENYEF from the exons atgttttttcttcagacaattaaagtattaataattttactaaatgaAGCAAACGCCTATATTACACAAGatacagaaataatattgctgcCGGCATCGAATCCGACAGGCGCAGAGGAG ataCCATTAACTCTGAAAGTTTTCGGAGAATTGATTCACCTAAACCTGCGTCAAAACGATCGCATTGTATCGTCTGAGTTCGAAGTATGGAATAATAATGCGAAAAGCGTTACAGCAAAATTGTTGCAACTAAACGTATCAGatccttgttattattatcataaagaTCACATCAGCTCTGCGGCTATCAACTTTTGTCATGAATATGGATGG GAAGGACTTGTTTTTGTGGAAAATGACACATTAGAGATTCGGCCTTTGTGGAACGAATTTACGTCTTTGTTCTTAATCGACGATTTCAGAGAACAAACTAATCTTTCATTTGGCAAACCTCATCTTATTAAAAGGTCACtgcaatattttgctgattcaaatttttatcattggGACAATTCTAAACTTAAGCGACATCGTGTACGAAATGCGCAACAAAAGTTAATCATAGAACTTGTCATTTTCTTGGACGCAGCAGCATATCAGACGTTCAAGCCTCTTGTGAAGAACAATAAGCAAAAAATGAACCAAATAATAAAAGCGTATGTGAATCGTATCGAAGCTGCGTTCAATGATCTGGATGTTTTATTCGATATTTCGTTAgttcatatacatattttggaAAATCAACCGTTAGCTTTGCCAGTTTTCGGCGGCGACATTGAGAAACTGCTCGATTCGTTCTGCGAATACGCGAATGTTCTCAATCCACCAGATGACAATGATCCGCATCATTGGGACATTGCACTTTATTTAACTGGATTAAATCTATATGAACATTTgggcaaaatattaaatagaaaaatgtggaaaaattatacagtcACGGGAAATGCCTACCAGGATGGCGCATGCAAACCACTTTTATCATGCGCAATAGTAGAATTTCGCAATAACTTTGAAACCCAATCCTCGCGTTATATATCATTATCTACTGATGCTGTTTTTAAAATCGGCCATCt tTTAGGATTGGCACAAGATCAAAATTATGGAGTTGCAAAAAAATACGACGATAAATTCATGAATTCAGCTGGCCCTACATTTCGCGGCATGATAACATGGTCCGAGGATagtcgtaataaaataaaaaaagtttgggaaagaaaaaaatgtcttcGAGATGATACGAGGTCGGACAAAACGGGAGAACAGTTAATCATAGAACTTGCCGTTTTTGTTGACGAAACTGCATATC ATGACAATGATCCGGGTCACTGGGACATTAGTCTTTACCTAACCGGAAAAAatctttatgaatttttggGCAGACGGTTGCCCTATAAAAGAGGCAAGAGACTAACCGATTTCACAACAGGATTAACCTACGTTGATGAAGTGTGCAGCCCACAAAATTCGTGTGCAGTAGTAGAGTTCGGTGCTGTATTTGAAAGCTTAACCTCGGGGTTTTCATCATCACTTTCTGCTCTTCATTTAATCGGCCATCT TATAGGATTGGAATTCGATAGGGATCCTTTTGAATCGTATAACAATGCggataatgtaaatataccTGTAATGTCACCTTACCGATATTTTCGGGGTCATGTAACATGGTCTAAACGTAGTCGTAACAAAATTGAAAGACTCTGGGAAAGGAAGCCGTGTCTTCGAGATGATACGACATCCGAAAACATCACTAACGCTTATGCATTGGATCATTCGCGTTATCACGAATTACCCGGAAGAGAATGGACTGCCAAAGCACAATGCGAATTATATTTGGGTGACAAGAATGCGAACGTAGTAACGTTGCATGACATATGTCAAACTTTACAATGCGAGACGCCTCGCAGAACTTACTTTGCGGGACCAGCGTTGGAGG gATCTTCTTGCGCACTTGGGAAGGAATGTCGCGGCGGGGAATGCGTGCCTGTTATCGAACCGCCGTACATATTTAAGTATTGTGAAGACGATAACTGGAGCGAATGGAAAAAGGACTCCTGTAGAAGTAGTTGCTTGGCACAATCCAAAGGCGTGGTAGTCAAACGACGTTCTTGCAAGCATGGGATTAACAAATCGGCGAATTGCATAGAACTATATTACGACGTGGTTCTGTGCAATGATTCTTTACTTTGTACTCAGAAACGCATGACGATTGCGGAGTTTACTACCATAAAATGCACTGAATTTAAGGATATCATGTCAGATCTGCATTCACAGCCAGGATATCAGGGTCATTATTACAATGATAGACCATGGATAGCTTGTACTATATTTTGCAAACgaaaaaacttttcttattCAAGCGTTGAAATGATCGCTAATGGCGTAAAcccatactttccagatggaACATTATGCCACAAGGAACgtaataagaattattattgtcgTAAGCATCATTGTGTACCGGAAAACTATGAATTCTGA
- the LOC105669512 gene encoding A disintegrin and metalloproteinase with thrombospondin motifs 7-like isoform X2 — MFFLQTIKVLIILLNEANAYITQDTEIILLPASNPTGAEEIPLTLKVFGELIHLNLRQNDRIVSSEFEVWNNNAKSVTAKLLQLNVSDPCYYYHKDHISSAAINFCHEYGWEGLVFVENDTLEIRPLWNEFTSLFLIDDFREQTNLSFGKPHLIKRSLQYFADSNFYHWDNSKLKRHRVRNAQQKLIIELVIFLDAAAYQTFKPLVKNNKQKMNQIIKAYVNRIEAAFNDLDVLFDISLVHIHILENQPLALPVFGGDIEKLLDSFCEYANVLNPPDDNDPHHWDIALYLTGLNLYEHLGKILNRKMWKNYTVTGNAYQDGACKPLLSCAIVEFRNNFETQSSRYISLSTDAVFKIGHLLGLAQDQNYGVAKKYDDKFMNSAGPTFRGMITWSEDSRNKIKKVWERKKCLRDDTRSDKTGEQLIIELAVFVDETAYRKFLPLLDNDEKKLHNIVLAYVNQIQAVFHHPSLGVSLDIMLVHLYIMNKQPSNLIISGDVDKVLDSFCKYANSLNPPDDNDPGHWDISLYLTGKNLYEFLGRRLPYKRGKRLTDFTTGLTYVDEVCSPQNSCAVVEFGAVFESLTSGFSSSLSALHLIGHLIGLEFDRDPFESYNNADNVNIPVMSPYRYFRGHVTWSKRSRNKIERLWERKPCLRDDTTSENITNAYALDHSRYHELPGREWTAKAQCELYLGDKNANVVTLHDICQTLQCETPRRTYFAGPALEGSSCALGKECRGGECVPVIEPPYIFKYCEDDNWSEWKKDSCRSSCLAQSKGVVVKRRSCKHGINKSANCIELYYDVVLCNDSLLCTQKRMTIAEFTTIKCTEFKDIMSDLHSQPGYQGHYYNDRPWIAYGTLCHKERNKNYYCRKHHCVPENYEF; from the exons atgttttttcttcagacaattaaagtattaataattttactaaatgaAGCAAACGCCTATATTACACAAGatacagaaataatattgctgcCGGCATCGAATCCGACAGGCGCAGAGGAG ataCCATTAACTCTGAAAGTTTTCGGAGAATTGATTCACCTAAACCTGCGTCAAAACGATCGCATTGTATCGTCTGAGTTCGAAGTATGGAATAATAATGCGAAAAGCGTTACAGCAAAATTGTTGCAACTAAACGTATCAGatccttgttattattatcataaagaTCACATCAGCTCTGCGGCTATCAACTTTTGTCATGAATATGGATGG GAAGGACTTGTTTTTGTGGAAAATGACACATTAGAGATTCGGCCTTTGTGGAACGAATTTACGTCTTTGTTCTTAATCGACGATTTCAGAGAACAAACTAATCTTTCATTTGGCAAACCTCATCTTATTAAAAGGTCACtgcaatattttgctgattcaaatttttatcattggGACAATTCTAAACTTAAGCGACATCGTGTACGAAATGCGCAACAAAAGTTAATCATAGAACTTGTCATTTTCTTGGACGCAGCAGCATATCAGACGTTCAAGCCTCTTGTGAAGAACAATAAGCAAAAAATGAACCAAATAATAAAAGCGTATGTGAATCGTATCGAAGCTGCGTTCAATGATCTGGATGTTTTATTCGATATTTCGTTAgttcatatacatattttggaAAATCAACCGTTAGCTTTGCCAGTTTTCGGCGGCGACATTGAGAAACTGCTCGATTCGTTCTGCGAATACGCGAATGTTCTCAATCCACCAGATGACAATGATCCGCATCATTGGGACATTGCACTTTATTTAACTGGATTAAATCTATATGAACATTTgggcaaaatattaaatagaaaaatgtggaaaaattatacagtcACGGGAAATGCCTACCAGGATGGCGCATGCAAACCACTTTTATCATGCGCAATAGTAGAATTTCGCAATAACTTTGAAACCCAATCCTCGCGTTATATATCATTATCTACTGATGCTGTTTTTAAAATCGGCCATCt tTTAGGATTGGCACAAGATCAAAATTATGGAGTTGCAAAAAAATACGACGATAAATTCATGAATTCAGCTGGCCCTACATTTCGCGGCATGATAACATGGTCCGAGGATagtcgtaataaaataaaaaaagtttgggaaagaaaaaaatgtcttcGAGATGATACGAGGTCGGACAAAACGGGAGAACAGTTAATCATAGAACTTGCCGTTTTTGTTGACGAAACTGCATATCGTAAGTTTTTGCCTCTTCTGGACAACGATGAGAAAAAGTTGCACAATATAGTATTAGCATACGTGAATCAAATACAAGCTGTGTTCCATCATCCGAGCTTGGGTGTCTCACTCGATATTATGTTGGtacatttgtatattatgAACAAACAACCGTCAAATTTGATCATTTCTGGCGACGTTGACAAAGTGCTCGATTCGTTTTGCAAATACGCGAATTCTCTCAATCCACCAGATGACAATGATCCGGGTCACTGGGACATTAGTCTTTACCTAACCGGAAAAAatctttatgaatttttggGCAGACGGTTGCCCTATAAAAGAGGCAAGAGACTAACCGATTTCACAACAGGATTAACCTACGTTGATGAAGTGTGCAGCCCACAAAATTCGTGTGCAGTAGTAGAGTTCGGTGCTGTATTTGAAAGCTTAACCTCGGGGTTTTCATCATCACTTTCTGCTCTTCATTTAATCGGCCATCT TATAGGATTGGAATTCGATAGGGATCCTTTTGAATCGTATAACAATGCggataatgtaaatataccTGTAATGTCACCTTACCGATATTTTCGGGGTCATGTAACATGGTCTAAACGTAGTCGTAACAAAATTGAAAGACTCTGGGAAAGGAAGCCGTGTCTTCGAGATGATACGACATCCGAAAACATCACTAACGCTTATGCATTGGATCATTCGCGTTATCACGAATTACCCGGAAGAGAATGGACTGCCAAAGCACAATGCGAATTATATTTGGGTGACAAGAATGCGAACGTAGTAACGTTGCATGACATATGTCAAACTTTACAATGCGAGACGCCTCGCAGAACTTACTTTGCGGGACCAGCGTTGGAGG gATCTTCTTGCGCACTTGGGAAGGAATGTCGCGGCGGGGAATGCGTGCCTGTTATCGAACCGCCGTACATATTTAAGTATTGTGAAGACGATAACTGGAGCGAATGGAAAAAGGACTCCTGTAGAAGTAGTTGCTTGGCACAATCCAAAGGCGTGGTAGTCAAACGACGTTCTTGCAAGCATGGGATTAACAAATCGGCGAATTGCATAGAACTATATTACGACGTGGTTCTGTGCAATGATTCTTTACTTTGTACTCAGAAACGCATGACGATTGCGGAGTTTACTACCATAAAATGCACTGAATTTAAGGATATCATGTCAGATCTGCATTCACAGCCAGGATATCAGGGTCATTATTACAATGATAGACCATGGATAGCTT atggaACATTATGCCACAAGGAACgtaataagaattattattgtcgTAAGCATCATTGTGTACCGGAAAACTATGAATTCTGA
- the LOC105669512 gene encoding A disintegrin and metalloproteinase with thrombospondin motifs 7-like isoform X1, producing MFFLQTIKVLIILLNEANAYITQDTEIILLPASNPTGAEEIPLTLKVFGELIHLNLRQNDRIVSSEFEVWNNNAKSVTAKLLQLNVSDPCYYYHKDHISSAAINFCHEYGWEGLVFVENDTLEIRPLWNEFTSLFLIDDFREQTNLSFGKPHLIKRSLQYFADSNFYHWDNSKLKRHRVRNAQQKLIIELVIFLDAAAYQTFKPLVKNNKQKMNQIIKAYVNRIEAAFNDLDVLFDISLVHIHILENQPLALPVFGGDIEKLLDSFCEYANVLNPPDDNDPHHWDIALYLTGLNLYEHLGKILNRKMWKNYTVTGNAYQDGACKPLLSCAIVEFRNNFETQSSRYISLSTDAVFKIGHLLGLAQDQNYGVAKKYDDKFMNSAGPTFRGMITWSEDSRNKIKKVWERKKCLRDDTRSDKTGEQLIIELAVFVDETAYRKFLPLLDNDEKKLHNIVLAYVNQIQAVFHHPSLGVSLDIMLVHLYIMNKQPSNLIISGDVDKVLDSFCKYANSLNPPDDNDPGHWDISLYLTGKNLYEFLGRRLPYKRGKRLTDFTTGLTYVDEVCSPQNSCAVVEFGAVFESLTSGFSSSLSALHLIGHLIGLEFDRDPFESYNNADNVNIPVMSPYRYFRGHVTWSKRSRNKIERLWERKPCLRDDTTSENITNAYALDHSRYHELPGREWTAKAQCELYLGDKNANVVTLHDICQTLQCETPRRTYFAGPALEGSSCALGKECRGGECVPVIEPPYIFKYCEDDNWSEWKKDSCRSSCLAQSKGVVVKRRSCKHGINKSANCIELYYDVVLCNDSLLCTQKRMTIAEFTTIKCTEFKDIMSDLHSQPGYQGHYYNDRPWIACTIFCKRKNFSYSSVEMIANGVNPYFPDGTLCHKERNKNYYCRKHHCVPENYEF from the exons atgttttttcttcagacaattaaagtattaataattttactaaatgaAGCAAACGCCTATATTACACAAGatacagaaataatattgctgcCGGCATCGAATCCGACAGGCGCAGAGGAG ataCCATTAACTCTGAAAGTTTTCGGAGAATTGATTCACCTAAACCTGCGTCAAAACGATCGCATTGTATCGTCTGAGTTCGAAGTATGGAATAATAATGCGAAAAGCGTTACAGCAAAATTGTTGCAACTAAACGTATCAGatccttgttattattatcataaagaTCACATCAGCTCTGCGGCTATCAACTTTTGTCATGAATATGGATGG GAAGGACTTGTTTTTGTGGAAAATGACACATTAGAGATTCGGCCTTTGTGGAACGAATTTACGTCTTTGTTCTTAATCGACGATTTCAGAGAACAAACTAATCTTTCATTTGGCAAACCTCATCTTATTAAAAGGTCACtgcaatattttgctgattcaaatttttatcattggGACAATTCTAAACTTAAGCGACATCGTGTACGAAATGCGCAACAAAAGTTAATCATAGAACTTGTCATTTTCTTGGACGCAGCAGCATATCAGACGTTCAAGCCTCTTGTGAAGAACAATAAGCAAAAAATGAACCAAATAATAAAAGCGTATGTGAATCGTATCGAAGCTGCGTTCAATGATCTGGATGTTTTATTCGATATTTCGTTAgttcatatacatattttggaAAATCAACCGTTAGCTTTGCCAGTTTTCGGCGGCGACATTGAGAAACTGCTCGATTCGTTCTGCGAATACGCGAATGTTCTCAATCCACCAGATGACAATGATCCGCATCATTGGGACATTGCACTTTATTTAACTGGATTAAATCTATATGAACATTTgggcaaaatattaaatagaaaaatgtggaaaaattatacagtcACGGGAAATGCCTACCAGGATGGCGCATGCAAACCACTTTTATCATGCGCAATAGTAGAATTTCGCAATAACTTTGAAACCCAATCCTCGCGTTATATATCATTATCTACTGATGCTGTTTTTAAAATCGGCCATCt tTTAGGATTGGCACAAGATCAAAATTATGGAGTTGCAAAAAAATACGACGATAAATTCATGAATTCAGCTGGCCCTACATTTCGCGGCATGATAACATGGTCCGAGGATagtcgtaataaaataaaaaaagtttgggaaagaaaaaaatgtcttcGAGATGATACGAGGTCGGACAAAACGGGAGAACAGTTAATCATAGAACTTGCCGTTTTTGTTGACGAAACTGCATATCGTAAGTTTTTGCCTCTTCTGGACAACGATGAGAAAAAGTTGCACAATATAGTATTAGCATACGTGAATCAAATACAAGCTGTGTTCCATCATCCGAGCTTGGGTGTCTCACTCGATATTATGTTGGtacatttgtatattatgAACAAACAACCGTCAAATTTGATCATTTCTGGCGACGTTGACAAAGTGCTCGATTCGTTTTGCAAATACGCGAATTCTCTCAATCCACCAGATGACAATGATCCGGGTCACTGGGACATTAGTCTTTACCTAACCGGAAAAAatctttatgaatttttggGCAGACGGTTGCCCTATAAAAGAGGCAAGAGACTAACCGATTTCACAACAGGATTAACCTACGTTGATGAAGTGTGCAGCCCACAAAATTCGTGTGCAGTAGTAGAGTTCGGTGCTGTATTTGAAAGCTTAACCTCGGGGTTTTCATCATCACTTTCTGCTCTTCATTTAATCGGCCATCT TATAGGATTGGAATTCGATAGGGATCCTTTTGAATCGTATAACAATGCggataatgtaaatataccTGTAATGTCACCTTACCGATATTTTCGGGGTCATGTAACATGGTCTAAACGTAGTCGTAACAAAATTGAAAGACTCTGGGAAAGGAAGCCGTGTCTTCGAGATGATACGACATCCGAAAACATCACTAACGCTTATGCATTGGATCATTCGCGTTATCACGAATTACCCGGAAGAGAATGGACTGCCAAAGCACAATGCGAATTATATTTGGGTGACAAGAATGCGAACGTAGTAACGTTGCATGACATATGTCAAACTTTACAATGCGAGACGCCTCGCAGAACTTACTTTGCGGGACCAGCGTTGGAGG gATCTTCTTGCGCACTTGGGAAGGAATGTCGCGGCGGGGAATGCGTGCCTGTTATCGAACCGCCGTACATATTTAAGTATTGTGAAGACGATAACTGGAGCGAATGGAAAAAGGACTCCTGTAGAAGTAGTTGCTTGGCACAATCCAAAGGCGTGGTAGTCAAACGACGTTCTTGCAAGCATGGGATTAACAAATCGGCGAATTGCATAGAACTATATTACGACGTGGTTCTGTGCAATGATTCTTTACTTTGTACTCAGAAACGCATGACGATTGCGGAGTTTACTACCATAAAATGCACTGAATTTAAGGATATCATGTCAGATCTGCATTCACAGCCAGGATATCAGGGTCATTATTACAATGATAGACCATGGATAGCTTGTACTATATTTTGCAAACgaaaaaacttttcttattCAAGCGTTGAAATGATCGCTAATGGCGTAAAcccatactttccagatggaACATTATGCCACAAGGAACgtaataagaattattattgtcgTAAGCATCATTGTGTACCGGAAAACTATGAATTCTGA
- the LOC105669494 gene encoding A disintegrin and metalloproteinase with thrombospondin motifs adt-2-like codes for MFFLLTLVLIILLNEANAYIRQDTETILLPVLNPIGAKEIPLTLKVFGQLIQLNLRKNDQIVPPEFEVWKNNWKSDTEKLLQLNVSDPCYYYHKDYISSAAINFCHEYGLNGLVFLEDDTLEIRPLWNEFTPLCLTDDIRKQSNLSFGKSHLIKRSLHYFADSNLYHSDYSKFKRHRVRNAEQKLIIKLAVFVDDAAYRKFLSLLDNDKEKVQNLVLAYVNRIESTFHHPSVGVSIDISLVHLYIIKKQASDLIYSDGEVYKVLDLFCKYANSLNPPDDNDPGHWDISLYLTGKNLYEHPDAWMSDKGGTKVDVRTGSSYINTVCSPQKSCAITEFGAVSDGSSSGFSSSLSALYLIGNLLGLDFDKDPFESYTNTDDVNITVMSPYRYFWGYVTWSNRSRNQMEKLWERKPCLRDGTTSENIDDASAFDHSRYHNLPGREWTAKAQCVIYLRDNDANLVTLRDICQTLECEAPYKNKSYFVGPALDGTFCAFGKECRGGKCVPIIEPPYIFKYCEDDNWSEWKADSCRSSCLAQSKGVVAKRRSCKHGTDRTMNCIGPYYDVVLCDDSLLCSEKRIAIAEFTTIKCTEFSDIMSELKSEPGWQGSYYNDRSWMACTIFCQRKNLPIYFPYYAPRIEMIANGVNPYFPDGTLCHTERNQNYYCRKHHCLPENYTFGKKFPTNLYLNEDMEEL; via the exons ATGTTTTTTCTACTGACATtggtgttaataattttactaaatgaAGCAAACGCCTACATCAGACAAGATACAGAAACAATATTGCTGCCGGTATTAAATCCGATTGGCGCAAAGGAG ATACCGTTAACTCTGAAAGTTTTCGGACAATTGATTCAACTAAACCTGCGTAAAAATGATCAGATTGTACCGCCTGAATTCGAAGTATGGAAAAATAACTGGAAAAGCGATacagaaaaattgttgcaattaAATGTATCAGATCCTtgctattattatcataaagaTTATATCAGCTCTGCGGCTATCAATTTTTGTCATGAATACGGATTG AATGGACTCGTCTTTCTGGAGGACGACACATTAGAGATTCGGCCTTTGTGGAACGAATTTACGCCTTTGTGCTTAACCGACGATATTAGAAAGCAATCTAATCTTTCATTTGGCAAATCTCATCTTATTAAAAGATCACTGCATTATTTTGCTGATTCAAATCTTTACCATTCagattattctaaatttaagCGACATCGTGTACGAAATGCTGAACAAAAGTTAATCATAAAACTTGCCGTTTTTGTTGACGATGCTGCATATCGTAAGTTTTTGTCGCTTCTTGACAACGATAAAGAGAAAGTACAGAATTTAGTATTAGCGTATGTCAATCGCATCGAGTCTACGTTCCATCATCCGAGCGTGGGTGTCTCCATCGATATTTCGTTGGtacatttgtatattataaaaaaacaggCATCAGATTTGATTTACTCTGACGGTGAAGTTTACAAAGTGCTTGATTTGTTTTGCAAATACGCGAATTCTCTCAATCCACCAGATGACAATGATCCAGGTCACTGGGACATTAGTCTTTACCTAACCGGAAAAAATCTTTATGAACATCCGGACGCTTGGATGTCTGATAAAGGAGGCACAAAAGTCGATGTTAGAACAGGATcaagttatattaatacagTGTGCAGTCCGCAAAAGTCGTGCGCTATAACGGAGTTTGGTGCTGTATCTGACGGCTCTTCCTCGGGTTTTTCATCATCACTTTCTGCTCTTTATCTGATCGGCAATCt TTTAGGATTGGATTTCGATAAGGATCCTTTTGAATCTTATACAAATACGGATGATGTAAATATAACTGTTATGTCACCTTACCGATATTTTTGGGGGTATGTAACATGGTCCAACCGTAGTCGTAATCAAATGGAAAAACTCTGGGAAAGGAAGCCGTGTCTTCGAGATGGTACAACATCGGAAAACATTGATGACGCTTCTGCATTTGATCATTCGCGTTATCACAATTTACCCGGAAGAGAATGGACTGCCAAAGCACAATGCGTAATATATTTGCGTGATAATGATGCGAATTTAGTAACGTTGCGTGATATATGTCAAACTTTAGAATGCGAGGCgccatataaaaataagtccTACTTTGTAGGACCAGCGTTGGATg GAACTTTTTGCGCATTTGGGAAAGAATGTCGCGGCGGAAAATGCGTGCCTATTATCGAACCGCCGTacatttttaagtattgtGAAGACGATAACTGGAGCGAATGGAAAGCGGACTCCTGTAGAAGTAGTTGCTTGGCACAATCCAAAGGCGTGGTAGCCAAACGACGTTCTTGCAAGCATGGAACTGACAGAACGATGAATTGCATAGGACCATATTACGACGTGGTTCTGTGCGATGATTCTTTACTCTGTAGTGAGAAACGCATTGCAATCGCCGAGTTTACTACAATAAAATGCACTGAATTCAGCGATATTATGTCAGAACTGAAATCAGAGCCAGGATGGCAAGGTTCTTATTACAACGATAGATCATGGATGGCGTGTACTATATTTTGTCAACGAAAGAATCTTCCTATTTACTTTCCTTATTACGCACCACGCATAGAAATGATCGCTAATGGCGTGAAtccatactttccagatggaACATTGTGTCACACAGAACGTAAccagaattattattgtcgTAAGCATCACTGTCTGCCGGAAAACTATACATTCGGGAAAAAATTTCCaactaatttatatcttaacgAGGATATGGAAGAATTGTGA